A single Pseudoalteromonas phenolica DNA region contains:
- the putA gene encoding bifunctional proline dehydrogenase/L-glutamate gamma-semialdehyde dehydrogenase PutA → MLFKGDLTTQCPIRQKIRDFYRIDEEQVIDQILPLAEVGVSARSRAWERARQMVLNIRKDQKGKGGVDALLEEYSLSSEEGVVLMCLAEALLRVPDKETQDELIRDKLSQGDWSSHLGNSDSLFVNASSWGLLLTGKMVDYADKSKEEQFGLLKRTMGRIGEPAIRKSVQYAMKIMGQQFVMGTTIEAALERAKEKEAQGYAYSYDMLGEGARTMADAERYFNSYMTAIHVIGKAANGRGPIKSPGISVKLSAIHPRYEFTHRERVMEELVPKLKELALAAKQYDINFTVDAEEADRLDISLDIIEAVFSDEALGDWNGFGLAMQAYQKRAIWVVDWLEALCRRVGRKMMVRLVKGAYWDTEVKLTQADGLEGFPVFTRKASTDVSYKACAIKLMNARDVIFPQFATHNAYSAATILELANGEYNNFEFQCLHGMGDSLYNQVVTEDKVQCRVYAPVGQHEDLLAYLVRRLLENGANSSFVNAIVDESKPVESLLEDPVEKIQRLRNKRNTQITMPIDMFGAERNNSKGLDLTNINHITPMRDNLNAWVEKNLITHNDVPEGHEAVINPANHDEVLGSIRHQDEAEMKQLVTNAEQAFEAWSKLPINERADILRRIGDILEDHRDELIALCIKEAGKVAQDGIDEVREAVDFCRYYAAKAEELSLDERFSPRGVILCISPWNFPLAIFLGQVAAAIVTGNTVIAKPAEQTSLVALRTIDLMKQVGLPENVVQPVIARGSKVGQVIVPDERIQAVMFTGSTETGTRISQTLAERGGDQVPLIAETGGQNCMIVDSTALPEQVVDDVISSGFQSAGQRCSALRVLFVQEEIADKVISMIKGAMKELHVGDPAYLSTDVGPVIDQKAHSALTEHVEYLKGNATLHFECPLPDMGDTGHFFFAPRLYEIKDLSVLKKEVFGPCVHVIRFKGTEIDKVIDQVNSTGFGLTMGIHSRIEERANYLAKQSRAGNIYINRNMIGAVVGVQPFGGRGLSGTGPKAGGPNYLTRLVKENKTPDNRQVTNVQVDAEALQAFQGAQEQVSQLMQNSMRDEKVWRAMPLNNRVSVVRQLLAKLANVEIMDQLADDLAHTLADAREQIIRVEKRLSKVVQLPGPTGESNTIRYEPRGCVVCFADKDTSFNFWVMSIITSLAAGNTVITVVSDLFHEEALAFRDKLISCGVAEGVMQVAKLNQLPAVLAHDHLAAAVVGSGCARKGYFSTQLAARKGAILPVISAEYYDTLLNRLVTEKTISIDTTASGGNTSLMTLVEDDE, encoded by the coding sequence ATGCTATTTAAAGGCGACTTAACGACCCAGTGTCCGATCCGTCAAAAGATCAGAGACTTTTATCGCATCGATGAAGAACAAGTCATCGATCAGATTTTGCCTTTAGCAGAAGTTGGTGTTTCTGCTCGAAGCCGTGCTTGGGAGCGCGCGCGTCAAATGGTATTAAACATTCGTAAAGACCAAAAAGGTAAAGGCGGTGTTGATGCGCTATTAGAAGAATATTCTTTATCTTCTGAAGAAGGCGTGGTGTTAATGTGTTTAGCTGAAGCTTTGCTTCGTGTGCCAGACAAAGAAACACAAGACGAACTAATTCGTGACAAGCTAAGTCAAGGTGACTGGAGCTCTCACTTAGGTAACAGTGACTCTCTATTTGTTAATGCATCAAGCTGGGGCTTATTGCTAACTGGCAAGATGGTTGACTATGCAGACAAATCAAAAGAAGAGCAGTTTGGTCTACTAAAACGTACTATGGGTCGCATTGGCGAGCCAGCTATCCGTAAATCTGTGCAATATGCAATGAAGATTATGGGTCAGCAATTCGTAATGGGCACCACCATTGAAGCCGCTCTTGAACGAGCAAAAGAAAAAGAAGCACAAGGTTATGCCTATTCTTACGACATGCTAGGTGAAGGTGCGCGCACCATGGCCGACGCTGAGCGTTACTTCAACAGCTATATGACTGCAATTCATGTCATTGGTAAAGCAGCAAATGGCCGTGGTCCAATTAAGAGCCCAGGTATTTCTGTAAAGCTTTCTGCGATTCACCCGCGTTATGAATTCACACACCGTGAACGCGTTATGGAAGAGCTTGTTCCTAAACTAAAAGAACTTGCACTTGCAGCTAAACAATATGACATCAACTTCACTGTGGATGCAGAAGAAGCTGACCGCTTAGACATTTCTTTAGACATCATAGAAGCAGTATTCTCTGATGAAGCATTAGGTGACTGGAACGGTTTCGGTCTTGCAATGCAAGCATACCAAAAACGCGCTATCTGGGTTGTTGACTGGTTAGAAGCCCTATGTCGTCGCGTTGGCCGTAAGATGATGGTTCGTCTAGTTAAAGGCGCTTACTGGGATACTGAAGTAAAACTAACTCAAGCTGATGGCCTTGAAGGCTTCCCGGTATTCACACGAAAAGCAAGCACTGACGTATCTTACAAAGCCTGTGCGATTAAGCTTATGAACGCACGTGATGTGATCTTCCCTCAATTCGCAACGCACAACGCATACTCTGCTGCGACAATCCTTGAGCTAGCGAACGGCGAATACAACAACTTCGAATTCCAGTGTCTACATGGCATGGGTGACTCGCTATACAACCAAGTTGTAACCGAAGACAAAGTACAATGCCGTGTATACGCGCCAGTTGGTCAGCACGAAGACCTACTTGCTTACCTAGTTCGTCGTCTATTAGAAAATGGTGCAAACTCTTCATTCGTTAACGCAATTGTTGATGAGAGTAAGCCAGTTGAAAGTCTATTAGAAGATCCGGTAGAAAAGATTCAGCGCTTACGCAACAAGCGCAATACGCAAATCACCATGCCTATCGACATGTTCGGTGCAGAGCGTAATAACTCTAAAGGTTTAGACTTAACCAACATTAATCACATCACGCCGATGCGTGACAATTTAAATGCTTGGGTAGAGAAAAACTTAATTACGCACAACGATGTACCTGAAGGTCATGAAGCGGTAATTAACCCAGCAAACCACGATGAAGTGCTAGGTTCAATTCGTCACCAAGACGAAGCTGAAATGAAACAGCTAGTGACGAACGCAGAACAAGCATTCGAAGCTTGGTCAAAGCTACCAATCAACGAACGCGCCGACATTCTTCGTCGCATAGGTGATATCTTAGAAGATCACCGTGATGAGCTAATCGCACTGTGTATTAAAGAAGCAGGTAAAGTTGCCCAAGATGGTATCGACGAAGTACGTGAAGCGGTTGATTTCTGTCGTTACTACGCTGCAAAAGCAGAAGAGCTTTCTTTAGACGAACGTTTCTCTCCTCGTGGCGTGATTTTATGTATCAGCCCGTGGAACTTCCCACTGGCAATTTTCTTAGGCCAAGTGGCAGCGGCAATCGTGACAGGTAACACAGTTATTGCAAAACCAGCTGAGCAAACATCACTGGTTGCACTTCGCACTATCGACCTAATGAAGCAAGTTGGTTTACCAGAGAACGTGGTTCAGCCTGTTATCGCACGCGGTAGCAAAGTTGGTCAGGTGATTGTACCTGACGAGCGTATTCAAGCCGTGATGTTCACAGGTTCTACTGAAACGGGTACACGCATTTCACAAACGCTTGCTGAGCGCGGTGGCGACCAAGTACCTCTGATTGCTGAAACAGGTGGTCAAAACTGTATGATCGTTGATTCAACGGCGCTGCCTGAGCAAGTTGTTGACGATGTGATCTCTTCTGGCTTCCAGTCAGCAGGTCAACGCTGTTCTGCACTTCGTGTTCTTTTTGTACAAGAAGAAATTGCAGACAAAGTGATCAGCATGATCAAAGGTGCAATGAAAGAGCTACATGTTGGTGATCCTGCTTACCTTTCAACGGATGTTGGCCCGGTGATCGATCAAAAAGCCCATAGCGCTCTTACTGAGCACGTAGAGTACTTAAAAGGCAATGCAACACTGCATTTTGAGTGTCCATTACCTGATATGGGTGACACAGGTCATTTCTTCTTTGCACCTCGTTTATATGAGATCAAAGATCTATCTGTACTTAAGAAAGAAGTATTCGGCCCATGTGTACACGTGATCCGCTTCAAAGGCACCGAAATAGATAAAGTCATCGACCAAGTAAACAGCACTGGTTTTGGCTTAACCATGGGTATTCACTCGCGTATTGAAGAGCGTGCTAACTACCTAGCTAAACAATCTCGCGCAGGTAACATCTACATCAACCGTAACATGATCGGTGCGGTAGTAGGTGTTCAGCCGTTCGGTGGTCGTGGTCTTTCTGGTACTGGACCTAAAGCAGGTGGACCTAACTACTTAACTCGCCTAGTAAAAGAGAATAAGACACCGGATAACCGTCAAGTTACTAACGTACAAGTTGATGCTGAAGCGCTTCAGGCATTCCAGGGTGCGCAAGAGCAAGTTAGCCAGCTAATGCAAAACTCAATGCGCGATGAAAAAGTTTGGCGTGCAATGCCGCTAAATAATCGCGTATCTGTGGTACGTCAGCTATTAGCAAAACTTGCCAATGTTGAAATTATGGATCAGCTTGCGGATGACCTAGCGCACACTTTAGCTGATGCACGTGAGCAGATCATTCGTGTTGAAAAGCGTCTAAGCAAGGTTGTACAGTTGCCTGGTCCTACAGGTGAGTCAAACACTATTCGTTACGAGCCACGTGGTTGTGTTGTGTGTTTTGCTGATAAAGACACCTCATTCAACTTCTGGGTAATGTCTATCATTACTTCTCTAGCTGCAGGTAACACAGTGATCACTGTGGTTTCTGACTTATTCCACGAAGAAGCATTAGCGTTCAGAGATAAGTTAATCAGCTGCGGCGTAGCCGAAGGCGTTATGCAGGTTGCTAAGCTAAACCAACTTCCTGCGGTATTGGCTCATGATCACCTAGCAGCAGCAGTTGTAGGTAGTGGCTGTGCGCGTAAAGGTTACTTCAGCACGCAACTAGCTGCACGTAAGGGTGCAATCTTGCCTGTCATCAGTGCTGAGTACTACGACACGCTACTTAACCGTCTAGTGACAGAGAAGACTATCAGTATCGATACTACTGCATCTGGTGGTAACACCTCACTGATGACATTGGTTGAAGACGACGAATAA
- a CDS encoding winged helix-turn-helix transcriptional regulator, whose protein sequence is MTTSIKTRVLDRIDLAILDALHKNGRISNVNLAKAVNLSPSPCLDRVKKLESEGYIEGYSARLNPEKLGQHLVAHVEIRLKSSTESVFETFKQHIIRIPHVVSCDMVAGGFDYLVKIRVPDMTVYREVLGQIVEIPGVGTNHTYMVIEHVKPDLGVGVL, encoded by the coding sequence ATGACGACTTCAATCAAAACACGTGTGCTTGATCGCATTGATTTAGCTATTTTAGACGCTCTACACAAAAACGGCAGAATTTCGAACGTAAACCTCGCCAAAGCAGTAAACTTAAGCCCTAGCCCGTGTTTAGACAGGGTAAAAAAACTCGAAAGTGAAGGTTATATAGAGGGGTATAGTGCCAGATTAAACCCCGAAAAATTAGGGCAACATTTGGTAGCCCATGTAGAAATACGATTAAAAAGTTCTACAGAATCGGTATTTGAAACCTTCAAACAGCATATTATACGGATCCCACATGTAGTGAGTTGTGACATGGTTGCCGGTGGTTTTGATTATTTAGTGAAAATTCGCGTACCAGATATGACGGTTTATCGTGAAGTGCTAGGACAAATTGTAGAAATTCCAGGCGTTGGCACAAACCACACTTATATGGTGATTGAGCATGTAAAACCCGATTTAGGGGTAGGGGTGCTATAA
- a CDS encoding Crp/Fnr family transcriptional regulator yields the protein MFQYHFSANLVEQLLQFAGNTFVHTKKDILIHQDEPLSKLILVRSGTVSFSYDVGNGRRLLLGQLDCNNTLIGEIEALNNHPCTYTVTCLNEVQYNLIELKHWRQLLLDQPELSLYTAQTIAAKFIENQKVNLDKLLLPLSYNIAKDCLMRAENSNPTLLRAYSTVNAEAERFATTERAYRRVVTELVDKGLIVRTPDGLKPVNLDALDDFVESFAC from the coding sequence ATGTTCCAATACCACTTTTCTGCCAATCTCGTTGAACAATTGCTGCAATTTGCGGGTAATACCTTTGTACATACAAAGAAAGATATACTGATTCACCAAGATGAACCATTAAGCAAATTAATTCTGGTCAGAAGCGGTACAGTCTCTTTTAGTTACGATGTGGGTAATGGTAGACGATTATTACTCGGTCAGCTTGACTGCAATAACACCTTAATCGGTGAAATTGAAGCGCTCAACAATCACCCTTGCACTTATACTGTAACTTGCTTAAACGAAGTGCAGTACAACCTCATTGAACTTAAGCATTGGCGACAATTGCTGCTCGACCAACCAGAGCTCAGTTTATATACCGCGCAAACCATCGCGGCAAAGTTTATTGAAAACCAAAAAGTAAACTTAGATAAGCTATTACTTCCGCTTAGCTATAATATTGCCAAAGACTGTTTAATGCGCGCAGAAAACAGCAACCCAACTCTACTAAGGGCCTATAGTACGGTAAACGCGGAAGCAGAAAGATTCGCTACCACAGAGCGAGCTTATCGCAGAGTCGTAACCGAATTAGTAGATAAAGGTTTAATTGTCAGAACCCCTGATGGATTAAAGCCTGTTAACCTTGATGCGCTGGATGATTTTGTAGAAAGCTTTGCATGTTAA
- a CDS encoding YgjV family protein, whose product MSWEYLGYLASVFLVLSLMMTNVTKLRWLNLTGCICFTIYGVMIQAWPVAFTNALLAIVNIYHLIKLVKERKQ is encoded by the coding sequence ATGAGTTGGGAATATTTAGGGTATTTGGCATCAGTTTTTTTAGTCTTGTCGTTAATGATGACCAATGTGACTAAATTACGTTGGTTAAATTTAACAGGGTGTATTTGCTTTACTATTTATGGTGTGATGATCCAAGCTTGGCCAGTGGCATTTACCAATGCTTTATTAGCGATAGTGAATATTTATCATTTAATTAAGTTAGTAAAAGAGCGTAAGCAATAA
- a CDS encoding amidohydrolase, producing the protein MIKPLTLIISMCFSAISTAHTTLIHNVNGYTPTLDGKIERFSTLVFKDGKVVKYGDKDTVKQFPQAEAIDGKGKTLLPGLIDAHGHIIGLGNNLQRLDLRGIPSAEAAGKKLQAYAKNNPDKWLVGRGWDQTLWDNKVFPTAADLDKFVSDRPVVLTRVDGHAIWVNSKAMLLAGISKSTQSPEGGEIIQVAGKPSGIFIDKAENLVLKHIPKQSIEQKQRALFAASKHLLSLGITSAHDAGIDFDTWRLYQDLAEQNKLPFRIYAMLSASSPKLDDMLDAGVIKKQNDFLSIRSVKIYADGALGSRGAALIKDYKDRKNHKGLMLENKPALEALMSKTFKHGYSAHTHAIGDRANRIVLDSYENQFKTIGGKLLRNRIEHAQIVHPDDIPRFKQLDIIPSMQPVHATSDMHMAEKRLSDDQLEGAYAWQTFLKQGSKVASGSDFPVELANPFDGLYSAVTRMSKQQAPENGWRNDEKLSREQALTSFTLDAAYAAFQEYKLGSLEKGKWADFILIDRDYFTVPESEIFKIGVEQTWIAGEKRFEKK; encoded by the coding sequence ATGATAAAACCTCTCACGCTCATCATAAGTATGTGCTTCAGTGCAATAAGCACAGCTCATACAACCTTAATTCATAACGTCAACGGCTACACGCCGACACTTGATGGCAAAATCGAACGCTTTTCCACACTCGTTTTTAAAGATGGTAAAGTCGTTAAATATGGCGATAAAGACACAGTCAAACAATTTCCTCAAGCTGAAGCTATTGATGGAAAAGGGAAAACTTTACTGCCTGGCCTAATTGATGCCCATGGTCATATTATTGGTCTAGGTAATAACTTGCAAAGGCTCGATTTGAGGGGTATTCCTTCAGCAGAAGCAGCTGGTAAAAAGCTGCAAGCTTATGCTAAAAACAATCCTGATAAGTGGCTAGTAGGCCGAGGCTGGGATCAAACCTTATGGGATAATAAAGTATTCCCAACAGCAGCCGATTTGGACAAGTTTGTTAGTGATAGACCCGTTGTACTTACTCGTGTTGACGGCCATGCAATATGGGTCAACAGTAAAGCCATGCTGTTAGCAGGCATTTCAAAGTCAACCCAATCACCTGAGGGTGGTGAAATAATTCAAGTTGCAGGTAAACCTTCTGGCATCTTCATTGATAAAGCAGAAAACTTAGTCTTGAAACATATTCCAAAACAGTCGATTGAACAAAAGCAGCGCGCTTTATTCGCTGCATCAAAACACCTACTTAGTTTAGGTATAACCTCAGCACACGACGCAGGCATTGACTTCGATACTTGGCGCTTATATCAAGATTTAGCAGAGCAAAACAAACTGCCATTTCGTATTTATGCCATGCTATCGGCGAGCAGCCCAAAACTTGATGACATGCTAGATGCCGGTGTCATCAAAAAGCAAAATGACTTTTTAAGTATTCGCAGTGTGAAAATTTACGCTGATGGTGCATTGGGCAGCCGTGGTGCCGCACTTATCAAGGACTATAAAGATAGAAAAAACCACAAAGGGCTCATGCTTGAGAACAAACCCGCACTTGAAGCCTTAATGAGCAAAACCTTTAAACATGGTTATAGCGCACATACCCATGCCATTGGTGACAGAGCAAACCGCATCGTTTTAGACAGTTATGAGAATCAGTTTAAAACTATTGGTGGCAAGTTACTACGAAACCGTATCGAGCACGCACAAATCGTGCACCCAGATGATATTCCTCGCTTTAAACAACTCGATATTATTCCATCTATGCAACCTGTACATGCCACCTCTGATATGCATATGGCAGAGAAGCGCCTGAGCGATGACCAGTTGGAAGGCGCTTACGCTTGGCAAACTTTCCTCAAGCAAGGTAGCAAAGTTGCATCAGGCTCTGACTTCCCTGTAGAACTTGCTAACCCATTTGATGGGCTTTATTCTGCGGTGACACGTATGTCTAAGCAGCAAGCACCTGAGAATGGTTGGCGTAATGATGAAAAGCTCTCACGAGAACAAGCATTAACCTCTTTTACCCTTGATGCTGCATATGCGGCATTTCAAGAATATAAATTAGGCAGTTTAGAAAAAGGCAAATGGGCAGACTTTATATTAATCGACAGAGATTATTTTACTGTGCCTGAAAGTGAGATTTTTAAGATTGGCGTAGAGCAGACTTGGATAGCAGGTGAAAAGCGTTTTGAGAAGAAGTAA
- a CDS encoding DUF1543 domain-containing protein gives MQLFMVYLGGRISGCHIEMHDIRFVIGENIEACFDKLKAQWVGDKSKVHMDSYVAVKYVDGYEITLSETPSLQREKLFFVNMGAYRADSLAEQHEFMLCVALTPEEAKQKAKSKLLQGMSHRHKDDLYDVDDCFAVDLFDTGYNIHLTPSDKTQQLVPDWFGYHVL, from the coding sequence ATGCAACTTTTTATGGTTTATTTGGGTGGCCGCATTTCGGGCTGTCATATTGAAATGCACGATATACGCTTTGTGATAGGTGAAAATATAGAAGCGTGTTTTGATAAGTTAAAAGCACAGTGGGTAGGTGATAAAAGCAAAGTGCATATGGATAGTTATGTGGCAGTAAAATATGTCGATGGCTATGAAATTACATTAAGTGAAACACCGTCATTACAAAGAGAAAAGTTATTCTTTGTGAATATGGGGGCGTATAGAGCAGATAGTTTAGCCGAACAACATGAGTTTATGTTGTGTGTTGCATTAACCCCTGAAGAGGCAAAACAAAAAGCGAAATCTAAGCTATTACAGGGCATGTCGCACCGACATAAAGATGACTTGTATGATGTGGATGATTGCTTTGCAGTTGATTTATTCGATACCGGTTACAATATTCATCTAACGCCAAGTGATAAAACCCAACAGCTTGTGCCTGATTGGTTTGGTTATCACGTTTTATAA
- the proB gene encoding glutamate 5-kinase, with amino-acid sequence MNKKLVVVKLGTSVLTAGKLHLNKPRMVDIVRQCVELRENGYKVVIVSSGAVAAGRSQLPTPIGNSVSEKQMLAAIGQGQLIHQWQSLFGLYDVPVAQMLLTRADVEHRERYLTAKDTLTQILKHDVVPIFNENDAVATAEIKVGDNDNLSSLVAILANADKLILLTDQVGLFTADPRSNPDAELITQISEIDDSVKSLAGDSGTSLGTGGMATKLQAAQIAQRAGIETIIAKGSETNILVDVLNGEALSTRVLKFNAPLEGRKKWLLSGPKSTGTIICDFGAVEALTCQGASLLAKGIIGVNGVFTRGDLVTLSDSDGKVFAKGLCAFDNQELEQIKGLHSQDIAKQLGFGLSNVIIHRDDLVMFNS; translated from the coding sequence ATGAACAAAAAATTGGTTGTGGTAAAGCTGGGAACAAGTGTGTTAACAGCAGGCAAATTGCATCTAAATAAACCAAGAATGGTTGATATTGTGCGTCAGTGTGTTGAGCTAAGAGAAAACGGCTATAAAGTAGTTATCGTTTCGAGCGGTGCCGTTGCGGCTGGACGGAGTCAACTTCCCACACCCATAGGCAACTCAGTGAGTGAAAAGCAAATGCTCGCTGCAATTGGTCAAGGCCAACTTATTCATCAGTGGCAGTCGTTGTTTGGCCTTTATGATGTGCCCGTTGCGCAAATGCTGTTGACCCGTGCCGATGTAGAGCACAGAGAACGATATCTGACTGCGAAAGATACCTTAACCCAGATTTTAAAGCATGATGTGGTTCCTATCTTTAACGAAAACGATGCAGTGGCTACGGCAGAAATAAAAGTTGGAGATAACGATAATTTATCGTCGCTGGTGGCGATATTAGCCAATGCGGATAAGCTTATTTTACTCACTGATCAGGTTGGTTTGTTTACCGCAGATCCTCGTTCTAACCCTGATGCTGAGTTGATCACACAAATTAGTGAAATTGACGATAGCGTAAAATCTTTAGCGGGTGACTCAGGTACCTCACTTGGTACTGGCGGTATGGCAACAAAATTACAAGCGGCACAAATCGCCCAGCGTGCAGGTATTGAAACTATTATTGCAAAAGGGTCTGAAACGAATATTTTAGTTGATGTACTAAATGGTGAAGCGCTAAGCACTCGAGTATTAAAGTTTAACGCGCCACTTGAAGGTCGTAAAAAGTGGCTATTAAGTGGTCCAAAATCCACAGGTACAATTATTTGTGATTTTGGGGCGGTAGAGGCTTTAACTTGTCAAGGTGCGAGTTTATTAGCAAAAGGAATTATTGGAGTAAATGGTGTATTTACCCGAGGTGATTTAGTCACTTTAAGCGACAGTGATGGCAAGGTGTTCGCAAAAGGGTTATGCGCGTTCGATAATCAGGAACTAGAACAGATAAAAGGGCTGCACAGTCAAGATATTGCCAAACAGCTTGGCTTTGGGCTTTCTAATGTCATTATTCATCGTGATGACTTAGTTATGTTCAATTCTTAA
- a CDS encoding GGDEF domain-containing protein has translation MQTSNCGYGLVKQLVSQKKENELKQCFSLILQDLLSDRFDAYFFSKKCCHVKAQIEFQFTVHASGVMHQEEYDAYLKLFKNAIHDLPDHIKLLKQPTRTLFFAKTDIHPLGGLIITNKAHKEGKVILTDKEEGLILHLLDVYFLQMQLLHNSSIDPLSQLLNRQSFEQKLTEIMHSEGRYQQKKIDQEQNWFLAILDIDHFKQVNDTFGHVIGDEVIVLVSQLLKSHFRFDDLLFRYGGEEFAILFMTDNSDQAWKVLDRARELIANTRFPQVSNVTMSIGFIQVGDDYQLSELVNKADMALYFSKDNGRNQVSDYQQLNIVQQAVSGSDIELF, from the coding sequence ATGCAAACATCAAACTGTGGTTATGGTTTAGTTAAACAACTGGTTTCTCAAAAAAAAGAGAATGAGCTTAAACAGTGCTTTAGTTTAATTTTACAAGACCTTCTGAGCGACCGCTTTGATGCTTATTTTTTTAGTAAAAAATGCTGCCATGTAAAAGCACAAATTGAGTTCCAGTTTACCGTACATGCATCAGGTGTGATGCACCAAGAAGAATATGATGCGTACTTAAAGTTGTTTAAGAATGCGATTCATGACTTACCCGATCACATTAAGTTGTTAAAGCAACCGACCCGCACATTATTTTTTGCAAAGACCGACATTCATCCTCTAGGTGGTTTAATCATCACAAATAAAGCCCATAAAGAGGGAAAAGTAATACTGACAGATAAAGAAGAGGGGCTTATTTTACACTTGCTTGATGTGTACTTTTTACAGATGCAACTGTTACATAATAGCTCCATTGACCCCTTATCTCAGCTTTTGAATAGACAGAGCTTTGAGCAAAAACTAACTGAAATAATGCATAGTGAGGGTCGTTATCAGCAAAAAAAAATAGATCAAGAGCAGAATTGGTTCTTGGCAATTCTTGATATTGACCATTTTAAACAAGTGAATGATACCTTTGGACATGTCATTGGTGATGAAGTGATTGTGTTAGTATCACAACTCTTGAAATCTCATTTTCGTTTTGATGATTTGTTGTTTCGTTATGGTGGCGAAGAGTTTGCTATCTTATTCATGACAGACAATTCTGACCAAGCTTGGAAGGTTTTAGATAGGGCGAGAGAGTTAATCGCAAACACGCGTTTTCCTCAAGTATCAAATGTCACCATGAGCATTGGCTTTATTCAAGTCGGTGATGACTATCAGTTATCTGAATTAGTGAATAAGGCAGATATGGCACTATATTTCTCTAAGGATAACGGGCGCAATCAGGTTAGTGATTATCAGCAGCTTAATATTGTGCAACAAGCCGTGTCGGGCAGTGATATTGAATTGTTTTAA
- a CDS encoding glutaredoxin family protein has protein sequence MKFVRWFLGRIILLLNFIFTPRSKKREAQAQQQLDAKTENFKLYQFEACPFCVKVRRAIKREGLKVETRDAKNNEAYRQELAEQGGKVKVPCLRIEEQGKVTWMYESSDIVAFLQGLDKAA, from the coding sequence ATGAAATTTGTTCGTTGGTTTTTAGGCCGTATCATTCTTCTTTTAAACTTTATTTTCACGCCTAGAAGTAAAAAACGTGAGGCGCAAGCGCAACAACAGCTTGATGCAAAAACGGAGAACTTTAAGCTCTATCAATTTGAGGCATGCCCATTCTGCGTAAAAGTACGTCGTGCTATCAAACGAGAAGGTTTAAAAGTGGAAACGCGCGATGCAAAAAATAACGAAGCTTATCGTCAAGAGCTTGCTGAGCAGGGTGGTAAAGTTAAAGTGCCATGTTTGCGTATCGAAGAGCAAGGTAAGGTGACTTGGATGTATGAATCAAGTGACATCGTTGCGTTTTTGCAAGGCTTAGATAAAGCCGCTTAA